In the Populus trichocarpa isolate Nisqually-1 chromosome 1, P.trichocarpa_v4.1, whole genome shotgun sequence genome, one interval contains:
- the LOC7463890 gene encoding ankyrin repeat-containing protein P16F5.05c has product MGEGANQAEQQTQIETTPETVDALLEAARYDDIEDIARLESSGVSLDSKDSLGRTALHMAAANGHLDIVEYLISQGVDLNAANKEKNTALHWACLNGHIEVVKKLILAGSSLGFLNSHERTPMDEAVTREKMDVIDAINAAVAQLELAGVAVS; this is encoded by the exons ATGGGAGAGGGAGCAAACCAGGCAGAGCAGCAAACCCAAATAGAAACAACACCGGAGACTGTTGATGCTTTACTTGAG gctGCTAGATATGATGATATTGAGGATATTGCAAGGTTAGAATCTTCTGGGGTTTCTCTTGATTCTAAAGATTCGCTGGGCAGAACAG CACTCCATATGGCTGCAGCCAATGGACATCTTGACATTGTGGAGTATCTTATCAGTCAGGGAGTG GATCTCAATGCTGCCAATAAGGAGAAGAATACAGCTCTTCACTGGGCTTGCCTCAATGGTCATATTGAG GTGGTTAAGAAATTGATTCTGGCAGGATCGAGTTTAGGCTTTCTAAACAG CCATGAACGGACCCCAATGGATGAAGCTGTTACTCGGGAAAAAATGGATGTTATTGATGCAATTAACGCAGCTGTGGCACAACTGGAACTTGCTGGTGTTGCAGTTTCCTAG